A window from Hemibagrus wyckioides isolate EC202008001 linkage group LG17, SWU_Hwy_1.0, whole genome shotgun sequence encodes these proteins:
- the txndc17 gene encoding thioredoxin domain-containing protein 17 → MAHYEEVSVRGYEEFCQAVAERKGKDVFVYFSGDKDEQGESWCPDCVKAEPVVRGQMAHLPEGSVFIYCQVGDRPYWKDPSNDFKKTLRLTGVPTLLRYGTPQKLVEEQCFSTDLVRMMFTED, encoded by the exons ATGGCTCACTATGAGGAAGTCAGTGTCCGCGGTTATGAAGAATTTTGTCAAGCCGTGGctgagagaaagggaaaagacGTTTTTGTGTACTTCAGTGGTGATAAAGATGAGCAAGGGGAAAGCTGGTGTCCAGACTGTGTGAAAG CTGAGCCTGTGGTTCGAGGGCAAATGGCTCATCTTCCTGAAGGCTCAGTCTTCATTTACTGTCAAGTCGGAGACCGGCCATA CTGGAAAGATCCAAGCAATGATTTTAAGAAGACTCTGAGACTGACCGGAGTTCCTACTCTCCTACGCTACGGCACA CCTCAGAAGCTGGTGGAGGAGCAGTGTTTCAGTACGGACCTGGTGCGCATGATGTTCACAGAAGATTAG
- the p2rx8 gene encoding purinergic receptor P2X, ligand-gated ion channel, 8 isoform X3, which translates to MAPFDLKGVFISAFDYKTEKYVIAKNKKVGVLYRLIQLTVIGYIIGWVFVIKKGYQETEESIQSSVITKVKGVAFTNTTGSEAWLWGPEDYVIPQQGEAMLFITTNFITTPNQKLGYCAESVKVLDGHCQGNEDCPEGDTVIAGHAFWFDLLPSGIKTGRCLKKDRNSTGTCEIYGWCPIERSSRPVVPLLGKAENFTIYIKNFIRFPLFDFSKSNVLETVDDTYLKKCLYSELTHPYCPIFRLSDIVQRTGHDFQDMAVLGGTIGILIEWHCDLDKGYSACHPRYSFTRLDVKTTARAISSGYNFRYARYFKNADGQNYRILFKVFGIRLDILVHGKVRRGNSQHLQHLWGRFSATWSFFT; encoded by the exons ATGGCACCGTTCGACTTGAAAGGTGTTTTCATCTCTGCGTTTGATTACAAGACCGAAAAATACGTCATCGCCAAAAACAAGAAAGTCGGCGTCCTTTACCGACTCATACAGCTCACTGTAATCGGTTATATCATCGG GTGGGTGTTTGTTATTAAGAAAGGCTATCAGGAGACTGAAGAATCTATACAGAGTTCAGTCATTACTAAAGTGAAAGGGGTTGCGTTCACCAACACTACAGGCTCTGAAGCCTGGCTTTGGGGTCCTGAGGATTACGTCATCCCACAACAG GGAGAAGCCATGCTCTTTATCACCACCAATTTTATCACAACCCCAAACCAGAAATTAGGATACTGTGCTGAG AGTGTAAAAGTACTTGACGGTCATTGCCAAGGGAATGAAGACTGCCCAGAAGGAGACACTGTCATAGCTGGCCACG CATTCTGGTTTGATTTGCTTCCGTCAGGAATTAAGACAGGACGCTGCTTAAAGAAAGACAGGAACTCTACAGGTACCTGTGAAATATACGGCTGGTGCCCCATTGAACGGAGCAGCCGACCAGT tGTGCCTTTGTTAGGAAAAgctgaaaacttcaccatatacATCAAGAACTTCATCAGATTCCCTCTGTTTGACTTCTCAAA GTCAAATGTTTTGGAGACGGTAGATGACACATATCTGAAGAAATGTTTATACAGTGAGCTCACTCATCCTTACTGCCCCATATTCCGGCTTAGTGATATAGTCCAGAGAACTGGACATGACTTTCAGGACATGGCTGTACTG GGAGGGACGATAGGAATCCTAATAGAGTGGCACTGCGACCTGGATAAAGGTTATTCAGCGTGTCACCCGAGATACAGTTTCACTCGCCTGGATGTGAAAACTACAGCTCGTGCAATCTCGTCAGGGTACAACTTCAG ATATGCAcgatattttaaaaatgctgaCGGACAGAACTACAGGATACTTTTTAAGGTGTTTGGGATTCGCCTTGACATCCTGGTTCATGGCAAGGTACGCAGAGGAAATTCTCAGCATCTACAGCATCTCTG GGGGCGTTTTTCTGCGACATGGTCCTTCTTTACATGA